A portion of the Lolium rigidum isolate FL_2022 chromosome 1, APGP_CSIRO_Lrig_0.1, whole genome shotgun sequence genome contains these proteins:
- the LOC124652804 gene encoding uncharacterized protein LOC124652804: MEAEMYLHPAEPLRANTVTCIPRLRGGGGVRRRPRQHAGAPPAPASSVSVIDRVRDVLLRLAMLSATTSPKAGAGRLQQQHTTTAPGAPTRAASVRMSPSYSDSYPSDAVDDCIEFLKRSAAGAGAGAAAPVPAAAVPEPVSSAPS; encoded by the coding sequence ATGGAGGCGGAGATGTACCTCCACCCCGCCGAGCCCCTCAGGGCGAACACGGTCACATGCATCCCAAGGctccgcggcggtggcggcgtccgtCGGAGGCCACGGCAGCACGCGGGCGCTCCTCCAGCCCCGGCGTCGTCCGTATCAGTGATTGATCGCGTCCGCGACGTCCTGCTGCGGCTCGCGATGCTGTCGGCGACGACGTCTCCCAAGGCAGGCGCCGGCCGCCTCCAGCAGCAGCACACCACGACGGCGCCTGGGGCACCGACGAGAGCGGCCTCGGTGCGCATGAGCCCTTCGTACTCCGACTCATACCCGAGcgacgccgtcgacgactgcATCGAGTTCCTCAAGAGGTCggccgccggagccggagccggcgccgCTGCCCCTGTGCCGGCCGCGGCTGTCCCGGAGCCAGTGAGCTCGGCACCGTCGTAG
- the LOC124652813 gene encoding WEB family protein At2g17940-like: protein MDVDGGVVAAGRAEIDTRAPFKSVKEAVALFGEKVLAGELLHGGRRINTEVRHRVTPAPRPRVNHQPAAAVIVNVAAAAPPPPRHVQLPTTRELNDAKDELEKEREEKHMMAGCILSLQEELSNAMRELKKLKARDEEAQARVIDLQVEDLKFMEINNQQKQQHRNQSLPTSSVDVNMASKHAAEFQKKRYVTFADPPTAAYDRAPSPPRALPDVVLELHHQPQYVPSGRPQYREVRFQRQVSAGHETVRKVMAAAAEEDGRKKKKKPLIPLVGALFMRKKKTSSGGHHDDGSSAVKPRPSF from the exons ATGGATGTCGACGGCGGTGTGGTGGCAGCGGGTCGGGCGGAGATCGACACGAGGGCGCCGTTCAAGTCGGTGAAGGAGGCCGTCGCGCTCTTCGGCGAGAAGGTGCTGGCCGGGGAGCTCCTCCACGGCGGCCGGCGAATCAACACCGAGGTACGT CATCGAGTGACACCAGCGCCAAGACCTCGTGTTAACCACCAACCCGCCGCAGCTGTGATTGTCAATGTCGCGGCGGCGGCACCACCACCCCCGCGTCACGTACAGTTGCCGACGACGAGGGAGCTGAACGACGCGAAGGACGAGctggagaaggagcgggaggagaAGCACATGATGGCAGGCTGCATCCTGTCCCTCCAGGAAGAGCTGAGCAACGCCATGAGAGAGCTGAAGAAGCTCAAGGCTCGTGACGAGGAGGCTCAGGCCAGGGTCATTGACCTGCAGGTGGAGGACCTCAAGTTCATGGAGATCAACAATCAACAGAAGCAGCAGCACCGGAACCAGAGCCTGCCGACGAGCAGCGTCGACGTCAACATGGCCTCGAAACACGCCGCCGAGTTCCAGAAGAAGCGGTACGTCACCTTTGCCGACCCGCCGACGGCCGCATACGACCGGGCGCCCTCGCCGCCCCGAGCTCTGCCGGACGTGGTGCTGGAGCTGCATCATCAGCCGCAGTACGTGCCGTCGGGCCGGCCGCAGTACCGCGAGGTGCGGTTCCAGAGGCAGGTGTCGGCCGGGCACGAGACGGTGAGGAAGGTGATGGCagccgcggcggaggaggatgggaggaaaaagaagaagaagccgcTGATCCCTCTGGTGGGCGCTCTCttcatgaggaagaagaagacctccTCGGGCGGTCACCACGACGACGGCTCGTCGGCGGTCAAGCCGCGCCCGTCGTTTTGA